One Acanthochromis polyacanthus isolate Apoly-LR-REF ecotype Palm Island chromosome 6, KAUST_Apoly_ChrSc, whole genome shotgun sequence DNA segment encodes these proteins:
- the LOC110969069 gene encoding ATPase family AAA domain-containing protein 3-A-like isoform X3, translating into MDVNRDMISAFFKTAKHVRSRPQDALEGVVLSAALEERVRDIAIATRNTQQNRGLYRNSLMYGPPGTGKTFFAKKLALHSGMDYAVMTGGDVAPMGRDGVTAMHKVFDWANTSRWGLLLFVDEADTFLRKRATEKISEDLRATLNAFVYRTSEQSNKFMLVLASNQPEQFDWAINDRIDEIVNFALLCLVWRRERLVRLYFDKFVLGPATAGRQRLKLAQFDHGLKCSDIAKRAEGMSRREISKLGVAWQAAAYSSEDGVLTEAMIDSRVDDAVKQHAQKMDWLLVDTGMGVGKVGVLLTKEMAAGITAQKAASLTQSEDTTPSIQEILPLYEVVSNATQAETTTPSSEVQADVILQEGATLVKESEVVAAATVGTTILNEPLETIAETSAAVPLEQEVKAVSDLTAEVLGTAVPVDTAAPEVKDIVIENIETEGTAASTIQ; encoded by the exons ATGGATGTTAACCGCGACATGATTTCTGCCTTTTTTAAGACAGCCAAACATGTAAGAAGCAGACCTCAGGATGCTTTAGAGGGTGTGGTGCTCAGT GCAGCTTTGGAGGAGCGTGTGAGGGACATTGCCATTGCTACTCGCAACACCCAGCAGAATCGAGGCTTGTACAGAAACAGCCTGATGTATGGACCCCCTGGAACCGGAAAAACCTTCTTCGCAAAG AAACTAGCTCTTCACTCAGGGATGGACTATGCCGTCATGACAGGTGGGGATGTGGCACCCATGGGGCGCGATGGAGTCACTGCCATGCACAAGGTGTTTGACTGGGCCAACACCAGCAGATGGGG CCTCTTGCTGTTTGTAGATGAAGCTGATACGTTCCTCCGTAAGCGAGCCACA GAGAAAATCAGTGAGGACCTTAGAGCCACTCTCAATGCATTCGTCTACCGCACCAGCGAGCAGAGCAACAA GTTCATGCTGGTGCTCGCTAGTAACCAGCCAGAACAGTTTGACTGGGCCATTAACGACCGCATTGATGAGATTGTGAACTTTGCATTGCTATGCCTGgtttggaggagagagagaTTGGTGCGCCTGTATTTCGACAAGTTTGTGTTGGGTCCTGCCACTGCAGGGAGACA GAGGTTAAAACTGGCTCAGTTTGACCATGGTTTGAAATGTTCAGACATTGCCAAGCGAGCAGAGGGCATGTCGAGGCGTGAAATCTCCAAACTTGGTGTAGCCTGGCAG GCTGCTGCCTACTCCTCTGAAGATGGAGTTTTGACTGAAGCAATGATTGACTCAAGAGTGGATGATGCTGTCAAgcaacatgcacaaaaaatggACTGGCTGCTGGTGGACACGGGTATGGGGGTTGGCAAGGTGGGTGTACTCCTAACTAAGGAAATGGCTGCAGGAATCACAGCACAAAAAGCTGCTTCACTAACACAAAGTGAAGATACCACCCCTAGCATACAAGAAATTCTTCCACTATACGAGGTTGTAAGCAATGCTACCCAGGCAGAAACAACCACTCCATCTTCAGAGGTACAAGCAGATGTTATCCTCCAAGAAGGTGCCACTTTGGTTAAAGAAAGTGAAGTTGTTGCTGCAGCAACTGTTGGAACAACTATCTTGAATGAACCACTTGAAACAATTGCTGAGACATCTGCTGCTGTCCCATTGGAGCAGGAGGTTAAGGCTGTCAGTGACCTTACTGCTGAGGTTCTAGGAACAGCTGTACCTGTTGATACTGCAGCACCTGAGGTAAAGGATATAGTCATTGAGAATATTGAAACTGAGGGCACAGCAGCTTCCACCATTCAATAA
- the LOC110969069 gene encoding ATPase family AAA domain-containing protein 3-A-like isoform X5 translates to MYSARNATAVGGRYIEALLGKPSLVRETSRLTVAEAIKHPIKTAKHVRSRPQDALEGVVLSAALEERVRDIAIATRNTQQNRGLYRNSLMYGPPGTGKTFFAKKLALHSGMDYAVMTGGDVAPMGRDGVTAMHKVFDWANTSRWGLLLFVDEADTFLRKRATEKISEDLRATLNAFVYRTSEQSNKFMLVLASNQPEQFDWAINDRIDEIVNFALLCLVWRRERLVRLYFDKFVLGPATAGRQ, encoded by the exons ATGTATTCTGCCAGGAATGCCACAGCGGTGGGGGGGCGGTACATAGAGGCTCTTCTCGGTAAACCCTCACTGGTCCGAGAGACCTCCAGGTTGACTGTTGCAGAGGCCATTAAACACCCAATCAAG ACAGCCAAACATGTAAGAAGCAGACCTCAGGATGCTTTAGAGGGTGTGGTGCTCAGT GCAGCTTTGGAGGAGCGTGTGAGGGACATTGCCATTGCTACTCGCAACACCCAGCAGAATCGAGGCTTGTACAGAAACAGCCTGATGTATGGACCCCCTGGAACCGGAAAAACCTTCTTCGCAAAG AAACTAGCTCTTCACTCAGGGATGGACTATGCCGTCATGACAGGTGGGGATGTGGCACCCATGGGGCGCGATGGAGTCACTGCCATGCACAAGGTGTTTGACTGGGCCAACACCAGCAGATGGGG CCTCTTGCTGTTTGTAGATGAAGCTGATACGTTCCTCCGTAAGCGAGCCACA GAGAAAATCAGTGAGGACCTTAGAGCCACTCTCAATGCATTCGTCTACCGCACCAGCGAGCAGAGCAACAA GTTCATGCTGGTGCTCGCTAGTAACCAGCCAGAACAGTTTGACTGGGCCATTAACGACCGCATTGATGAGATTGTGAACTTTGCATTGCTATGCCTGgtttggaggagagagagaTTGGTGCGCCTGTATTTCGACAAGTTTGTGTTGGGTCCTGCCACTGCAGGGAGACAGTGA
- the LOC110969069 gene encoding ATPase family AAA domain-containing protein 3-A-like isoform X1 has protein sequence MYSARNATAVGGRYIEALLGKPSLVRETSRLTVAEAIKHPIKTAKHVRSRPQDALEGVVLSAALEERVRDIAIATRNTQQNRGLYRNSLMYGPPGTGKTFFAKKLALHSGMDYAVMTGGDVAPMGRDGVTAMHKVFDWANTSRWGLLLFVDEADTFLRKRATEKISEDLRATLNAFVYRTSEQSNKFMLVLASNQPEQFDWAINDRIDEIVNFALLCLVWRRERLVRLYFDKFVLGPATAGRQRLKLAQFDHGLKCSDIAKRAEGMSRREISKLGVAWQAAAYSSEDGVLTEAMIDSRVDDAVKQHAQKMDWLLVDTGMGVGKVGVLLTKEMAAGITAQKAASLTQSEDTTPSIQEILPLYEVVSNATQAETTTPSSEVQADVILQEGATLVKESEVVAAATVGTTILNEPLETIAETSAAVPLEQEVKAVSDLTAEVLGTAVPVDTAAPEVKDIVIENIETEGTAASTIQ, from the exons ATGTATTCTGCCAGGAATGCCACAGCGGTGGGGGGGCGGTACATAGAGGCTCTTCTCGGTAAACCCTCACTGGTCCGAGAGACCTCCAGGTTGACTGTTGCAGAGGCCATTAAACACCCAATCAAG ACAGCCAAACATGTAAGAAGCAGACCTCAGGATGCTTTAGAGGGTGTGGTGCTCAGT GCAGCTTTGGAGGAGCGTGTGAGGGACATTGCCATTGCTACTCGCAACACCCAGCAGAATCGAGGCTTGTACAGAAACAGCCTGATGTATGGACCCCCTGGAACCGGAAAAACCTTCTTCGCAAAG AAACTAGCTCTTCACTCAGGGATGGACTATGCCGTCATGACAGGTGGGGATGTGGCACCCATGGGGCGCGATGGAGTCACTGCCATGCACAAGGTGTTTGACTGGGCCAACACCAGCAGATGGGG CCTCTTGCTGTTTGTAGATGAAGCTGATACGTTCCTCCGTAAGCGAGCCACA GAGAAAATCAGTGAGGACCTTAGAGCCACTCTCAATGCATTCGTCTACCGCACCAGCGAGCAGAGCAACAA GTTCATGCTGGTGCTCGCTAGTAACCAGCCAGAACAGTTTGACTGGGCCATTAACGACCGCATTGATGAGATTGTGAACTTTGCATTGCTATGCCTGgtttggaggagagagagaTTGGTGCGCCTGTATTTCGACAAGTTTGTGTTGGGTCCTGCCACTGCAGGGAGACA GAGGTTAAAACTGGCTCAGTTTGACCATGGTTTGAAATGTTCAGACATTGCCAAGCGAGCAGAGGGCATGTCGAGGCGTGAAATCTCCAAACTTGGTGTAGCCTGGCAG GCTGCTGCCTACTCCTCTGAAGATGGAGTTTTGACTGAAGCAATGATTGACTCAAGAGTGGATGATGCTGTCAAgcaacatgcacaaaaaatggACTGGCTGCTGGTGGACACGGGTATGGGGGTTGGCAAGGTGGGTGTACTCCTAACTAAGGAAATGGCTGCAGGAATCACAGCACAAAAAGCTGCTTCACTAACACAAAGTGAAGATACCACCCCTAGCATACAAGAAATTCTTCCACTATACGAGGTTGTAAGCAATGCTACCCAGGCAGAAACAACCACTCCATCTTCAGAGGTACAAGCAGATGTTATCCTCCAAGAAGGTGCCACTTTGGTTAAAGAAAGTGAAGTTGTTGCTGCAGCAACTGTTGGAACAACTATCTTGAATGAACCACTTGAAACAATTGCTGAGACATCTGCTGCTGTCCCATTGGAGCAGGAGGTTAAGGCTGTCAGTGACCTTACTGCTGAGGTTCTAGGAACAGCTGTACCTGTTGATACTGCAGCACCTGAGGTAAAGGATATAGTCATTGAGAATATTGAAACTGAGGGCACAGCAGCTTCCACCATTCAATAA
- the LOC110969069 gene encoding ATPase family AAA domain-containing protein 3-A-like isoform X4: MYGPPGTGKTFFAKKLALHSGMDYAVMTGGDVAPMGRDGVTAMHKVFDWANTSRWGLLLFVDEADTFLRKRATEKISEDLRATLNAFVYRTSEQSNKFMLVLASNQPEQFDWAINDRIDEIVNFALLCLVWRRERLVRLYFDKFVLGPATAGRQRLKLAQFDHGLKCSDIAKRAEGMSRREISKLGVAWQAAAYSSEDGVLTEAMIDSRVDDAVKQHAQKMDWLLVDTGMGVGKVGVLLTKEMAAGITAQKAASLTQSEDTTPSIQEILPLYEVVSNATQAETTTPSSEVQADVILQEGATLVKESEVVAAATVGTTILNEPLETIAETSAAVPLEQEVKAVSDLTAEVLGTAVPVDTAAPEVKDIVIENIETEGTAASTIQ; encoded by the exons ATGTATGGACCCCCTGGAACCGGAAAAACCTTCTTCGCAAAG AAACTAGCTCTTCACTCAGGGATGGACTATGCCGTCATGACAGGTGGGGATGTGGCACCCATGGGGCGCGATGGAGTCACTGCCATGCACAAGGTGTTTGACTGGGCCAACACCAGCAGATGGGG CCTCTTGCTGTTTGTAGATGAAGCTGATACGTTCCTCCGTAAGCGAGCCACA GAGAAAATCAGTGAGGACCTTAGAGCCACTCTCAATGCATTCGTCTACCGCACCAGCGAGCAGAGCAACAA GTTCATGCTGGTGCTCGCTAGTAACCAGCCAGAACAGTTTGACTGGGCCATTAACGACCGCATTGATGAGATTGTGAACTTTGCATTGCTATGCCTGgtttggaggagagagagaTTGGTGCGCCTGTATTTCGACAAGTTTGTGTTGGGTCCTGCCACTGCAGGGAGACA GAGGTTAAAACTGGCTCAGTTTGACCATGGTTTGAAATGTTCAGACATTGCCAAGCGAGCAGAGGGCATGTCGAGGCGTGAAATCTCCAAACTTGGTGTAGCCTGGCAG GCTGCTGCCTACTCCTCTGAAGATGGAGTTTTGACTGAAGCAATGATTGACTCAAGAGTGGATGATGCTGTCAAgcaacatgcacaaaaaatggACTGGCTGCTGGTGGACACGGGTATGGGGGTTGGCAAGGTGGGTGTACTCCTAACTAAGGAAATGGCTGCAGGAATCACAGCACAAAAAGCTGCTTCACTAACACAAAGTGAAGATACCACCCCTAGCATACAAGAAATTCTTCCACTATACGAGGTTGTAAGCAATGCTACCCAGGCAGAAACAACCACTCCATCTTCAGAGGTACAAGCAGATGTTATCCTCCAAGAAGGTGCCACTTTGGTTAAAGAAAGTGAAGTTGTTGCTGCAGCAACTGTTGGAACAACTATCTTGAATGAACCACTTGAAACAATTGCTGAGACATCTGCTGCTGTCCCATTGGAGCAGGAGGTTAAGGCTGTCAGTGACCTTACTGCTGAGGTTCTAGGAACAGCTGTACCTGTTGATACTGCAGCACCTGAGGTAAAGGATATAGTCATTGAGAATATTGAAACTGAGGGCACAGCAGCTTCCACCATTCAATAA
- the LOC110969069 gene encoding ATPase family AAA domain-containing protein 3-A-like isoform X2, whose translation MYSARNATAVGGRYIEALLGKPSLVRETSRLTVAEAIKHPIKAALEERVRDIAIATRNTQQNRGLYRNSLMYGPPGTGKTFFAKKLALHSGMDYAVMTGGDVAPMGRDGVTAMHKVFDWANTSRWGLLLFVDEADTFLRKRATEKISEDLRATLNAFVYRTSEQSNKFMLVLASNQPEQFDWAINDRIDEIVNFALLCLVWRRERLVRLYFDKFVLGPATAGRQRLKLAQFDHGLKCSDIAKRAEGMSRREISKLGVAWQAAAYSSEDGVLTEAMIDSRVDDAVKQHAQKMDWLLVDTGMGVGKVGVLLTKEMAAGITAQKAASLTQSEDTTPSIQEILPLYEVVSNATQAETTTPSSEVQADVILQEGATLVKESEVVAAATVGTTILNEPLETIAETSAAVPLEQEVKAVSDLTAEVLGTAVPVDTAAPEVKDIVIENIETEGTAASTIQ comes from the exons ATGTATTCTGCCAGGAATGCCACAGCGGTGGGGGGGCGGTACATAGAGGCTCTTCTCGGTAAACCCTCACTGGTCCGAGAGACCTCCAGGTTGACTGTTGCAGAGGCCATTAAACACCCAATCAAG GCAGCTTTGGAGGAGCGTGTGAGGGACATTGCCATTGCTACTCGCAACACCCAGCAGAATCGAGGCTTGTACAGAAACAGCCTGATGTATGGACCCCCTGGAACCGGAAAAACCTTCTTCGCAAAG AAACTAGCTCTTCACTCAGGGATGGACTATGCCGTCATGACAGGTGGGGATGTGGCACCCATGGGGCGCGATGGAGTCACTGCCATGCACAAGGTGTTTGACTGGGCCAACACCAGCAGATGGGG CCTCTTGCTGTTTGTAGATGAAGCTGATACGTTCCTCCGTAAGCGAGCCACA GAGAAAATCAGTGAGGACCTTAGAGCCACTCTCAATGCATTCGTCTACCGCACCAGCGAGCAGAGCAACAA GTTCATGCTGGTGCTCGCTAGTAACCAGCCAGAACAGTTTGACTGGGCCATTAACGACCGCATTGATGAGATTGTGAACTTTGCATTGCTATGCCTGgtttggaggagagagagaTTGGTGCGCCTGTATTTCGACAAGTTTGTGTTGGGTCCTGCCACTGCAGGGAGACA GAGGTTAAAACTGGCTCAGTTTGACCATGGTTTGAAATGTTCAGACATTGCCAAGCGAGCAGAGGGCATGTCGAGGCGTGAAATCTCCAAACTTGGTGTAGCCTGGCAG GCTGCTGCCTACTCCTCTGAAGATGGAGTTTTGACTGAAGCAATGATTGACTCAAGAGTGGATGATGCTGTCAAgcaacatgcacaaaaaatggACTGGCTGCTGGTGGACACGGGTATGGGGGTTGGCAAGGTGGGTGTACTCCTAACTAAGGAAATGGCTGCAGGAATCACAGCACAAAAAGCTGCTTCACTAACACAAAGTGAAGATACCACCCCTAGCATACAAGAAATTCTTCCACTATACGAGGTTGTAAGCAATGCTACCCAGGCAGAAACAACCACTCCATCTTCAGAGGTACAAGCAGATGTTATCCTCCAAGAAGGTGCCACTTTGGTTAAAGAAAGTGAAGTTGTTGCTGCAGCAACTGTTGGAACAACTATCTTGAATGAACCACTTGAAACAATTGCTGAGACATCTGCTGCTGTCCCATTGGAGCAGGAGGTTAAGGCTGTCAGTGACCTTACTGCTGAGGTTCTAGGAACAGCTGTACCTGTTGATACTGCAGCACCTGAGGTAAAGGATATAGTCATTGAGAATATTGAAACTGAGGGCACAGCAGCTTCCACCATTCAATAA